A region from the Leptolyngbya iicbica LK genome encodes:
- a CDS encoding isochorismate synthase → MTVAPSRSNPLPHYPQIHQALQASLQQAQQANAERLVSLSFPLPMVDPLAVLLTYPQPHHRQCYFESPSRGQAIAAWDALICEHFSGRDRFATARQAIAQWQPRIQAIPQRPEGPYFFCSFSFFDTVATAIGGFAPATVLLTRWQVVRQKQRCVLIANVLIRPHSRLAPLARAIAEQVSQLQRFAPSARLLESHWGRDAVSWQPQLARPEGQQFQQKVTSTLAAIHRHDLQKQVVAQAFDVTRTHPFRRDIALPRLRSRYPDCYIFSFSGEGDSHFIGASPERLLSIRQGRLVTDALAGSAPRGTTPERDRDIGQQLLKNPKEQQEHQLVLDFIVNHLEAEGLHPCYSTPPGLLRLSNIQHLHTPICAEVSPQTSPLRLVECLHPTPAVAGVPMAAACDRIQQEETCDRGLYAAPLGWIDPAGNSEFIVGIRSALIQKNQARLFAGAGIVADSDPAQELAEIQLKLQALAEALG, encoded by the coding sequence ATGACAGTCGCACCCTCAAGGTCGAATCCTCTTCCCCATTACCCCCAGATTCATCAAGCGCTGCAAGCCTCTCTCCAGCAGGCTCAGCAGGCCAATGCCGAACGGCTGGTTAGCTTGTCGTTTCCGTTACCGATGGTCGATCCCCTCGCCGTCTTGCTGACCTATCCGCAGCCGCATCACCGTCAGTGCTATTTTGAGTCGCCTTCGCGCGGGCAGGCGATCGCCGCCTGGGATGCGCTGATTTGTGAGCATTTCAGCGGTCGCGATCGCTTCGCCACCGCCCGTCAGGCTATCGCCCAGTGGCAACCGCGCATTCAGGCCATTCCTCAGCGGCCTGAGGGACCTTATTTTTTCTGTAGCTTTTCCTTTTTTGATACGGTGGCCACGGCCATCGGCGGCTTTGCTCCGGCGACGGTGCTGCTAACCCGTTGGCAGGTCGTGCGGCAAAAGCAGCGCTGCGTCCTCATTGCGAATGTGCTGATTCGCCCCCACAGCCGCCTGGCACCGCTGGCCCGAGCGATCGCTGAGCAAGTGAGTCAACTGCAGCGCTTTGCCCCCTCTGCCCGCTTACTAGAAAGTCACTGGGGTCGCGACGCTGTCTCTTGGCAGCCACAGTTGGCACGACCGGAAGGTCAGCAGTTTCAGCAAAAGGTGACCAGCACCCTCGCCGCCATTCACCGTCATGATTTGCAAAAACAAGTGGTGGCTCAGGCGTTTGATGTGACTCGCACTCACCCGTTTCGGCGCGATATTGCCCTGCCCCGACTGCGATCGCGCTATCCCGACTGCTACATATTTTCGTTTTCCGGCGAAGGCGACAGTCACTTTATTGGAGCCAGTCCCGAGCGCTTGCTGAGCATTCGCCAAGGGCGCCTCGTCACTGATGCCTTAGCCGGATCAGCGCCCCGAGGGACGACCCCTGAGCGCGATCGCGACATCGGTCAGCAACTGCTTAAAAATCCCAAAGAGCAGCAAGAGCATCAACTCGTCCTCGATTTCATCGTGAATCACCTGGAAGCCGAGGGCTTGCACCCTTGCTATAGCACTCCCCCCGGACTGCTGCGACTCTCCAATATTCAGCACCTGCACACCCCTATTTGCGCCGAGGTATCACCCCAGACCTCACCCCTCCGCCTGGTTGAATGTCTACATCCGACTCCGGCAGTGGCAGGGGTGCCGATGGCCGCCGCCTGCGATCGCATTCAACAAGAGGAAACGTGCGATCGGGGGCTTTATGCTGCTCCCTTGGGATGGATCGACCCTGCCGGCAACAGTGAATTTATCGTCGGCATTCGCTCCGCCTTAATTCAAAAAAATCAGGCCCGCTTATTTGCCGGTGCTGGCATCGTCGCTGACTCTGACCCCGCCCAAGAACTCGCCGAAATTCAGCTCAAGCTGCAAGCCCTCGCCGAAGCGCTGGGCTAA
- a CDS encoding site-2 protease family protein, which produces MVTLLIFLAAIALLVWGFLRARPYGKIGVFAWLQSVVLMLPWLLFFGLFTLGIYINLAGVLLLVVASAGAYIYLGRQLRALGQDELAAQKLKEFMTPPPAEAIAQDVAQGTVTDPTESGNATDRSEENATTQSDPSTTEDEPRIAPEDRVALEGIFGVDTFFRTETVPYDQGAIFKGNLRGEPEAAIATLTALADERLDRRFRLFLVADPQGKPAIVALPKTTDPKPLTPAQKGFAVVMAIATGLTCLEASGILLGFDLLSTPDKWPQALPFAAGVIAILVAHEIGHWLMARQRQVKLSWPFFLPTWDIGAFGALTRIESVLPNRSVLFDVAIAGPALGGLLSFALLIGGLLLSQPGSEFQLPVEFFQGSVLVGTLAKIVLRDALTAPLVDIHPFVLLGWLGLIITALNLLPAGQLDGGRIVQSIYGRKTAGRATVITLIILAIASLANPLALYWAVLILFLQRNQERPATNELTEPDDARAALGLLALFLTLATLLPLTPSLAGRLGIG; this is translated from the coding sequence ATGGTTACGCTACTGATCTTTTTGGCTGCGATCGCCCTCCTCGTTTGGGGCTTTTTGCGGGCTCGACCCTATGGCAAAATTGGCGTTTTTGCTTGGCTGCAATCCGTGGTGCTAATGCTGCCCTGGCTCCTATTCTTCGGCCTGTTTACCCTCGGCATTTACATTAATTTGGCTGGGGTGTTGCTGTTGGTCGTGGCATCGGCCGGAGCTTACATCTATTTGGGCCGGCAACTGCGAGCTTTAGGCCAAGATGAACTCGCAGCCCAAAAGCTTAAAGAATTTATGACACCGCCCCCTGCGGAAGCGATCGCCCAAGACGTGGCTCAAGGAACGGTCACAGATCCGACTGAGTCAGGCAACGCCACTGATCGCTCTGAAGAAAATGCGACCACCCAGTCTGACCCTTCCACTACGGAGGATGAACCCCGAATTGCGCCGGAAGATCGGGTGGCCTTAGAAGGCATTTTTGGCGTCGATACGTTTTTTCGAACCGAAACCGTGCCCTATGACCAGGGGGCCATTTTTAAGGGGAATTTGCGCGGCGAGCCAGAAGCGGCGATCGCCACCCTCACGGCCTTGGCGGATGAACGACTCGATCGGCGTTTTCGATTGTTTCTGGTCGCCGATCCGCAGGGTAAGCCTGCCATCGTTGCCCTGCCCAAAACCACTGACCCCAAACCCCTTACTCCAGCGCAAAAAGGCTTTGCCGTGGTAATGGCGATCGCCACGGGCTTGACCTGTCTCGAAGCCAGCGGCATTTTGCTGGGGTTTGATCTGCTATCGACGCCAGACAAATGGCCTCAAGCTTTACCCTTTGCCGCAGGCGTCATCGCCATTCTCGTGGCCCATGAAATTGGCCACTGGCTCATGGCTCGGCAGCGTCAAGTCAAGCTCAGTTGGCCCTTCTTTTTGCCCACTTGGGACATTGGGGCTTTTGGGGCCCTCACCCGCATCGAGTCGGTTTTACCCAACCGTTCCGTCTTATTTGATGTGGCGATCGCGGGGCCAGCCCTGGGCGGTTTATTGTCATTTGCGCTGCTGATTGGGGGGCTATTGCTGTCTCAACCGGGCAGCGAGTTTCAGTTGCCGGTCGAATTCTTCCAGGGTTCCGTACTCGTGGGCACATTGGCCAAAATTGTCCTGAGAGACGCCCTCACCGCGCCCTTGGTCGATATTCATCCGTTCGTTTTGCTGGGCTGGTTGGGGCTCATCATCACGGCGCTGAATTTATTGCCGGCGGGTCAACTCGACGGGGGGCGCATTGTGCAGTCGATCTATGGTCGCAAAACGGCGGGTCGCGCCACGGTCATCACGCTGATCATTTTAGCGATCGCTTCTCTGGCCAATCCCCTTGCCCTGTATTGGGCCGTATTGATTTTGTTTTTGCAGCGCAATCAAGAGCGTCCCGCCACTAATGAATTGACCGAACCCGACGACGCCCGCGCCGCCTTGGGACTGTTAGCCCTATTTCTCACCCTGGCTACACTGCTGCCGCTTACCCCTTCGTTGGCTGGACGTTTGGGCATCGGCTAA